A genomic segment from Streptomyces sp. NBC_00654 encodes:
- a CDS encoding FAD-binding oxidoreductase, which yields MHPAKPRRELPFGIPVLVCSHPRSHGEESALFSAIALAERFLQEQLVAADRASRGHRPAPVAGHQGIRETVLLVGAGVTNLVTAHHLMENGFQVTVVDACPDPRDNKPWHRYGASRGGGNARMFTLTEMDEYHAKSTTDTESNLVFDRPPARLGWDVRPDTAASEADQRWIRDFKSVPPWLAHGYSRDILGLNRRSGELWRSWPKSRPHLLDDVQLRHDILRLYENAQHLDAAALRQDAVGATLGRYGSPQIREEFPALRDAAPDAFAGGILVRGFTVNVHDFMGRLLDSLASGGADLRFGLRAERLLRDASDRVAGVSGADGVLSCDHYVVSPGVDGGSLLLDTPFAGQIHGVLGCWATIPNLEPALANSLKVARRGHITEDANVTVGRNASGEPVLMIGSGYGWTGADPGNIDERKLRSLHTAVADTVRRLFPRTYESIGGRAGLRGTQTYCVRPWTASNLGLFGTAPAANGTFVVTGGHNTGGFAQAPVIAEAVLDALRGRHHPMHTLYHPLRTRRALGADVAADTVTT from the coding sequence ATGCATCCGGCGAAACCTCGGCGGGAGCTTCCTTTCGGCATCCCCGTCCTCGTGTGCTCCCACCCCAGGAGCCACGGCGAAGAGAGCGCGCTCTTCTCGGCGATCGCGCTCGCCGAACGGTTCCTGCAGGAGCAGCTCGTCGCGGCCGATCGCGCGTCCCGCGGCCACCGGCCCGCCCCCGTCGCCGGGCACCAGGGGATAAGGGAGACGGTCCTGCTCGTCGGTGCCGGTGTCACCAACCTGGTGACCGCCCACCATCTGATGGAGAACGGATTCCAGGTCACCGTCGTCGATGCCTGCCCGGATCCGCGCGACAACAAGCCCTGGCACAGGTACGGAGCCTCCCGGGGCGGCGGCAACGCCCGTATGTTCACCCTCACCGAGATGGACGAGTACCACGCCAAGAGCACCACCGACACGGAGAGCAATCTCGTCTTCGACCGTCCGCCCGCGCGGCTCGGCTGGGACGTCCGTCCGGACACCGCCGCGTCCGAGGCCGACCAGCGGTGGATCCGGGACTTCAAGAGCGTTCCGCCCTGGCTCGCCCACGGCTACAGCCGGGACATCCTCGGCCTCAACCGGCGCAGCGGCGAGCTGTGGCGGTCCTGGCCGAAATCCCGGCCCCACCTCCTGGACGACGTCCAGCTGCGCCACGACATCCTCCGTCTGTACGAGAACGCCCAGCACCTCGACGCCGCCGCGCTGCGGCAGGACGCCGTCGGAGCAACCCTCGGCCGCTATGGCTCGCCGCAGATCCGCGAAGAGTTTCCCGCCCTTCGGGACGCCGCACCCGACGCGTTCGCCGGCGGCATTCTCGTCCGGGGCTTCACGGTCAACGTGCATGACTTCATGGGCCGGTTGCTCGACTCCCTCGCATCCGGCGGAGCCGACCTGCGCTTCGGTCTGCGCGCCGAACGTCTCCTGCGGGACGCGAGTGACCGTGTCGCAGGCGTCAGCGGGGCCGACGGGGTCCTCTCCTGCGACCACTACGTGGTCTCCCCCGGGGTCGACGGCGGTTCCCTTCTGCTGGACACCCCTTTCGCGGGCCAGATCCACGGCGTCCTCGGCTGCTGGGCGACCATCCCGAACCTGGAGCCCGCCCTCGCCAACTCCCTCAAGGTCGCCCGGCGGGGCCACATCACCGAGGACGCCAATGTCACCGTCGGACGGAACGCCTCGGGTGAACCGGTACTCATGATCGGCTCCGGCTACGGCTGGACCGGCGCGGACCCCGGCAACATCGACGAGCGCAAGCTGAGAAGCTTGCACACCGCGGTGGCGGACACCGTGCGGCGGCTCTTCCCCCGCACCTACGAGAGCATCGGTGGCAGGGCGGGCCTGCGCGGGACACAGACGTACTGCGTCCGGCCGTGGACGGCCTCCAACCTGGGTCTGTTCGGTACGGCTCCGGCCGCCAACGGCACCTTCGTCGTCACCGGCGGCCACAACACCGGCGGATTCGCCCAGGCACCGGTCATCGCGGAGGCGGTGCTCGACGCGCTGCGCGGACGGCATCACCCCATGCACACGCTCTACCACCCGTTGCGTACACGCCGCGCTCTCGGTGCAGACGTCGCCGCCGACACGGTCACGACCTGA